The following proteins are co-located in the Hydractinia symbiolongicarpus strain clone_291-10 chromosome 7, HSymV2.1, whole genome shotgun sequence genome:
- the LOC130649357 gene encoding uncharacterized protein LOC130649357: MFHQHIFVVLLTVTCVETLFIERKLYGDVITNISKDECKISENTEWKKKVCTCETGYETAIVVENKVKCKNRSEILKLFDSSRCTIFGHNTDKTRIVVARYDGVFFLNNRQRKVKSCPKRHGTKIDLLYPQKQVISINWTFHSLGAHPYVKFKSIDHKYSGYLFRINGVCNEICIVAKFNETVLINTKTTTKTTTTTTTTTTALKTTKNSTFVTDKHNSSSIDIPLLVGIVIAALILILVVLSILFAIRQCKRPKIKEKKNPQPSVMGNPEYDYVISTAAKSLISSDTIHQTATYSPMYDIPKTKERPQKDQPEPVYFETEPEYDDTIYAQEKLEEYLAAKRPVYAKINKNR; the protein is encoded by the exons ATGTTCCACCAacatatatttgttgttttgcTAACTGTCACATGTGTTGAGACGTTATTCatagaaagaaaattatacGGAGATGTCATTACAAATATAAGTAAAGATGAATGTAAGATAAGTGAAAACACAGAATGGAAAAAGAAAGTATGTACATGTGAAACAGGATATGAAACAGCAATTGTTGTGGAGAATAAGGTGAAATGTAAAAACAgaagtgaaattttaaaattatttg ATTCGTCACGCTGTACCATATTTGGACATAATACAGATAAAACCAGGATTGTTGTTGCTCGTTATGATGGTGTTTTTTTCCTGAACAACAGGCAGAGAAAAGTAAAAAGTTGTCCAAAGAGACACGGTAccaaaattgatttattatatCCACAAAAACAAGTCATTTCTATCAACTGGACTTTTCATTCTTTGGGCGCTCATCCGTAT GTGAAATTTAAAAGTATCGACCATAAATATTCTGGTTACTTGTTCAGAATTAATGGTGTGTGTAATGAAATATGCATTGTTGCGAAATTTAATGAAACAG TACTTATTAACAcaaagacaacaacaaaaacaacaacaacaacaacaacaacaacaacagcgctaaaaacaacaaaaaattcaacttttgtGACTGACAAACACAACAGCAGCTCCATTGATATACCATTATTAGTTGGTATAGTAATCGCAGCATTGATTCTCATTCTTGTGGTATTAAGCATCCTATTTGCCATAAG acaATGCAAAAGACCAAAG ATCAAGGAGAAAAAAAATCCACAGCCATCAGTGATGGGAAATCCAGAATATGATTATGTCATATCAACAGCTGCAA AGAGCTTGATATCCAGCGACACGATACATCAGACG GCGACATATTCACCAATGTATGACATTCCGAAAACTAAAGAACGACCCCAAAAAGACCAACCTGAACCGGTATACTTTGAAACAGAACCAGAATACGATGATACAATATATGCTCAAGAAAAGTTAGAAGAATATCTTGCAGCAAAACGTCCTGTTtatgcaaaaataaacaaaaatagataA